Proteins encoded within one genomic window of Rhododendron vialii isolate Sample 1 chromosome 1a, ASM3025357v1:
- the LOC131323489 gene encoding uncharacterized protein LOC131323489 isoform X2: protein MEMGDAVEGEGRSETEFTEIETTADSLDSAVVFHVVTDILGFVLFMHQQIPSILQDISLEFEGLQTEYRELETVLAQTEVKASMRRMHGGRMREVKRGIKRLEKMMKTVSSIRTALQLVICVIPNVQQVMLVLGPSPMRPQHVYEVCFAHGKVVYSRAGDFTKTRAAEGLSRKAIRTLISKGAGSDSYAGPTKLFLLVKAPSSLTVPSHFLPKRDFKYSKKIVPFRLRFKCKTRDQEMDDPNQGAQTVDNISLMDHTSNDLIWYQCRHIIKGLVTKTSPTED from the exons atggaaatgggGGATGCGGTCGAAGGAGAAGGAAGATCGGAGACGGAGTTCACGGAGATCGAGACCACCGCGGACTCCCTTGACAGCGCTGTCGTTTTCCACGTCGTCACAGACATTCTAGGGTTCGTTCTTTTCATGCACCAGCAAATCCCTTC TATTTTGCAGGATATCAGTCTTGAATTCGAAGGACTGCAAACAGAGTATAGAGAATTG GAGACTGTTCTTGCACAAACTGAAGTGAAGGCATCTATGCGGAGGATGCATGGTGGGAGAATGAGAGAGGTCAAACGGGGGATCAAAAGACtggaaaaaatgatgaaaacagTTTCTAGTATCCGAACTGCCCTGCAATTGGTGATTTGTGTGATTCCAAATGTCCAGCAAGTCATGTTGGTTCTCGGACCTAGTCCAATGCGCCCCCAACATGTTTATGAGGTGTGCTTTGCACATGGGAAGGTTGTCTACAGCCGTGCTGGTGATTTCACAAAAACTAGAGCAGCAGAGGGGCTTTCGAGAAAG GCTATTCGGACACTGATTTCCAAGGGTGCAGGATCTGATTCTTATGCTG GCCCTACCAAGTTGTTTCTGTTGGTTAAAGCACCCTCTTCTCTCACTGTGCCTTCGCATTTTCTGCCCAAGCGTGACTTCAAATACAGCAAAAAG ATAGTGCCTTTCAGGTTGCGATTCAAGTGTAAAACCCGAGATCAAGAAATGGACGATCCAAATCAAGGTGCTCAAACTGTTGACAATATCAGTTTGATGGATCACACTTCAAATGATTTGATCTg GTATCAGTGTCGACACATAATCAAGGGCCTAGTGACCAAGACATCACCAACGGAAGATTGA
- the LOC131323489 gene encoding uncharacterized protein LOC131323489 isoform X1, producing MEMGDAVEGEGRSETEFTEIETTADSLDSAVVFHVVTDILGFVLFMHQQIPSILQDISLEFEGLQTEYRELETVLAQTEVKASMRRMHGGRMREVKRGIKRLEKMMKTVSSIRTALQLVICVIPNVQQVMLVLGPSPMRPQHVYEVCFAHGKVVYSRAGDFTKTRAAEGLSRKAIRTLISKGAGSDSYAGPTKLFLLVKAPSSLTVPSHFLPKRDFKYSKKIVPFRLRFKCKTRDQEMDDPNQGAQTVDNISLMDHTSNDLIWYQCRHIIKGLVTKTSPTED from the exons atggaaatgggGGATGCGGTCGAAGGAGAAGGAAGATCGGAGACGGAGTTCACGGAGATCGAGACCACCGCGGACTCCCTTGACAGCGCTGTCGTTTTCCACGTCGTCACAGACATTCTAGGGTTCGTTCTTTTCATGCACCAGCAAATCCCTTC TATTTTGCAGGATATCAGTCTTGAATTCGAAGGACTGCAAACAGAGTATAGAGAATTG GAGACTGTTCTTGCACAAACTGAAGTGAAGGCATCTATGCGGAGGATGCATGGTGGGAGAATGAGAGAGGTCAAACGGGGGATCAAAAGACtggaaaaaatgatgaaaacagTTTCTAGTATCCGAACTGCCCTGCAATTGGTGATTTGTGTGATTCCAAATGTCCAGCAAGTCATGTTGGTTCTCGGACCTAGTCCAATGCGCCCCCAACATGTTTATGAGGTGTGCTTTGCACATGGGAAGGTTGTCTACAGCCGTGCTGGTGATTTCACAAAAACTAGAGCAGCAGAGGGGCTTTCGAGAAAG GCTATTCGGACACTGATTTCCAAGGGTGCAGGATCTGATTCTTATGCTG GCCCTACCAAGTTGTTTCTGTTGGTTAAAGCACCCTCTTCTCTCACTGTGCCTTCGCATTTTCTGCCCAAGCGTGACTTCAAATACAGCAAAAAG ATAGTGCCTTTCAGGTTGCGATTCAAGTGTAAAACCCGAGATCAAGAAATGGACGATCCAAATCAAGGTGCTCAAACTGTTGACAATATCAGTTTGATGGATCACACTTCAAATGATTTGATCTg GTATCAGTGTCGACACATAATCAAGGGTCTAGTGACCAAGACATCACCAACGGAAGATTGA
- the LOC131323489 gene encoding uncharacterized protein LOC131323489 isoform X3 — MRRMHGGRMREVKRGIKRLEKMMKTVSSIRTALQLVICVIPNVQQVMLVLGPSPMRPQHVYEVCFAHGKVVYSRAGDFTKTRAAEGLSRKAIRTLISKGAGSDSYAGPTKLFLLVKAPSSLTVPSHFLPKRDFKYSKKIVPFRLRFKCKTRDQEMDDPNQGAQTVDNISLMDHTSNDLIWYQCRHIIKGLVTKTSPTED; from the exons ATGCGGAGGATGCATGGTGGGAGAATGAGAGAGGTCAAACGGGGGATCAAAAGACtggaaaaaatgatgaaaacagTTTCTAGTATCCGAACTGCCCTGCAATTGGTGATTTGTGTGATTCCAAATGTCCAGCAAGTCATGTTGGTTCTCGGACCTAGTCCAATGCGCCCCCAACATGTTTATGAGGTGTGCTTTGCACATGGGAAGGTTGTCTACAGCCGTGCTGGTGATTTCACAAAAACTAGAGCAGCAGAGGGGCTTTCGAGAAAG GCTATTCGGACACTGATTTCCAAGGGTGCAGGATCTGATTCTTATGCTG GCCCTACCAAGTTGTTTCTGTTGGTTAAAGCACCCTCTTCTCTCACTGTGCCTTCGCATTTTCTGCCCAAGCGTGACTTCAAATACAGCAAAAAG ATAGTGCCTTTCAGGTTGCGATTCAAGTGTAAAACCCGAGATCAAGAAATGGACGATCCAAATCAAGGTGCTCAAACTGTTGACAATATCAGTTTGATGGATCACACTTCAAATGATTTGATCTg GTATCAGTGTCGACACATAATCAAGGGTCTAGTGACCAAGACATCACCAACGGAAGATTGA
- the LOC131336267 gene encoding aluminum-activated malate transporter 13-like translates to MSSTVITIPNEDGISPNQKKKSQFAQFALSFSVSSLIAKQSKYDKRKVLHSIKVGIALVLVSLLYLLDPMYEEVGDNAMWAIMTVVVIFEFTAGATLGKGLLRGTGTLLGGGLGCLVAILADEFDRIGNNIVVGTSVFLFGAAVTYCRLVPSIKRRYDYGAMIFILTFNLVVVSGFRPDNKIIELARERLSTIGMGFAICILTSLFIFPNWASDELHYSMSSKFEKLGICIEGCLEEYFTQDNEKETQAKAYFADCRSVLYSKSNDDSLANFARWEPWHGKFGLSYPWDKYLQIGDVLRELSAIIISLRGCLQSPRQPSTTTRHSIMEPCKTVGLHLAWTLGELGESIKKMERCPPKALVASKLQSMKLELSLIASPSKLGAVDNGEGLAMASFVFLLMEILEKVEELAKEVDELGELAGFQTK, encoded by the exons ATGAGTTCCACTGTGATTACTATTCCAAATGAAGATGGGATTAGTCCTAACCAGAAGAAGAAATCTCAATTTGCTCAATTTGCTCTTTCTTTTAGTGTTTCTTCTCTTATAGCAAAACAAAGCAAGTATGACAAAAGAAAAGTCCTTCACAGTATCAAAGTTGGAATTGCCTTGGTTTTGGTTTCGCTGCTTTATCTCCTCGATCCAATGTATGAGGAAGTTGGGGACAATGCCATGTGGGCTATCATGACTGTTGTTGTGATTTTCGAGTTTACCGCAG GTGCCACACTTGGAAAGGGTTTGCTTCGCGGTACTGGAACACTATTAGGTGGTGGTTTGGGATGTTTGGTGGCGATTTTAGCTGATGAATTTGACAGGATTGGCAATAACATTGTTGTGGGCACTTCTGTCTTTCTTTTTG GCGCAGCAGTAACATACTGTCGATTGGTTCCAAGCATTAAGAGGAGATATGACTATGGAGCCATGATTTTCATACTTACCTTCAATCTGGTTGTGGTATCTGGTTTTCGGCCTGATAATAAGATCATTGAACTAGCCCGTGAACGTCTCTCAACCATTGGCATGGGGTTCGCAATCTGCATTTTGACAAGCTTATTCATCTTTCCAAACTGGGCTAGTGATGAACTTCATTACTCCATGTCCTCTAAGTTCGAAAAGCTTGGTATCTGCATTGAAG GTTGCTTGGAGGAGTACTTTACACAAGACAATGAGAAAGAAACCCAGGCCAAAGCCTATTTTGCTGATTGCAGATCAGTGTTATACTCAAAGTCCAATGATGACTCTCTG GCAAATTTTGCAAGATGGGAACCATGGCATGGAAAATTCGGGCTTTCTTATCCCTGGGATAAGTACCTACAAATCGGAGATGTTCTTCGGGAGCTTTCTGCTATAATCATATCCCTAAGAGGATGTCTTCAATCTCCTAGACAG CCGTCAACAACTACAAGGCACTCAATTATGGAACCATGCAAAACAGTCGGCTTGCATCTTGCATGGACTCTGGGAGAGCTTGGAGAGAGTATCAAGAAAATGGAGAGGTGCCCGCCTAAGGCCTTGGTGGCATCAAAATTGCAGTCTATGAAACTAGAGCTTAGCCTAATTGCTTCTCCTTCCAAACTAGGAGCAGTGGACAATGGTGAAGGACTTGCTATGGCTAGCTTTGTGTTCTTGTTGATGGAAATACTAGAAAAAGTGGAAGAATTGGCAAAAGAGGTTGACGAACTTGGGGAACTTGCTGGGTTTCAAACTAAATAG